GCCCTTGCGGTGATTGCAGGCACGGCAGGCGGTGACCACGTTCATCCACTTGTCGACCCCGTTCTGCGCGAACGGCACGATGTGCTCGCGCGTCAGATCCTCGTCGTGGAACTGGTTGCCGCAGTACGCGCAGACATTACGGTCGCGCGCGAACAGTTTGGCGTTGGTCAGGCCGGGCCGCAACTGGAACGGGCTGATGCTGGGCACGCCCTTGGTGCCGATGATGCTGTTGACGGTGATGATCGACTGCGCGCCGGTGATCGCGTTCGTCCCGCCGCGGAATACCGCGACCTGCCCCCCCACCTCCCAGCGCACCTCGCTGGCGGCGTAGTGGATCACCGCCTGCTCCAGCGAAATCCACGACTGGGGCAGACCCTGGGCGGACAGCTTCAAGACCTTCAACACATCCCTTTCGACATTGCGGCCGGCCGTCACGCCATGCGGCGGACCGGCACGGGCACAATATACTCCTTTCGAGACAATCCGGCGTCCCGCCTATACCCCGCGCGCGCGATCTGCTATCAAAACGATATCAATCCATGCTGGTTTTGAGCGGCTTCAACCACCCCGGCCTGGCCGGAGCCTGCGCGTTGACGATTGGCAACTTCGACGGCATGCACCGCGGCCACCAGGCGATGCTGGCGCTTCTCAACAACGAGGCGCGGCACCGCGGACTGCCGAGCTGCGCGATGACCTTCGAGCCGCATCCGCGTGACTATTTCGCCGCCGCTTTGGCCAAGCCCGAGCTCGCGCCGGCGCGCATCAGCACGTTGCGCGACAAGCTTGGCGAACTGGCGCGCTGCGGTGTCGACCAGGTCGTCGTGATGCGCTTCGACGCGCGCTTTGCGTCGCAGCCGCCGCAGGCGTTCATCGATGACGTGCTGATCCGGGGCCTGGGCACGCGCTACGTGCTGGTCGGCGACGACTTCCGCTTCGGCGCGAAGCGCGCCGGCGACTACGCGATGCTGGACGCCGCCGGCCGCAGCCGCGGCTTCGACGTGGCGCGCATGAACAGCTACGAGGTGCACGGCCTGCGCGTGTCGAGTTCGGCGGTACGCGACGCGCTGGCCGAAGGACGGCTCGATGACGCCGCGCAGTTGCTCGGCCGACCGTACAGCATCAGCGGCCACGTGGTGCGCGGCAGGCGGCTCGGGCACGAACTCGGCTTCCCGACGCTGAACCTGCGCTTTTCGCACTGGAAGCCGGCCGCGAGCGGCATCTTCGCGGTGCGGGTGCAGGGCCTGGTTGCCGAGCCACTTACCGGCGTTGCAAACCTCGGCGTGCGCCCGTCGCTGGACCCGAACGACGTGAACGGCGGCCGGGTGCTGCTGGAGACCCACTGTTTTGAGTGGCCCGCGGAACTCGGCAGCGACGGCGGCTACGGTAAAATCATCCAGGTGGAGCTGCTGCACAAAC
This genomic interval from Burkholderiaceae bacterium contains the following:
- a CDS encoding HNH endonuclease family protein, which translates into the protein MTAGRNVERDVLKVLKLSAQGLPQSWISLEQAVIHYAASEVRWEVGGQVAVFRGGTNAITGAQSIITVNSIIGTKGVPSISPFQLRPGLTNAKLFARDRNVCAYCGNQFHDEDLTREHIVPFAQNGVDKWMNVVTACRACNHRKGSRTPEQAHMPLLYAPYVPSLWEDFILRNRRILADQMEFLMAHLPKTSRLYS
- a CDS encoding FMN adenylyltransferase / Riboflavin kinase yields the protein MLVLSGFNHPGLAGACALTIGNFDGMHRGHQAMLALLNNEARHRGLPSCAMTFEPHPRDYFAAALAKPELAPARISTLRDKLGELARCGVDQVVVMRFDARFASQPPQAFIDDVLIRGLGTRYVLVGDDFRFGAKRAGDYAMLDAAGRSRGFDVARMNSYEVHGLRVSSSAVRDALAEGRLDDAAQLLGRPYSISGHVVRGRRLGHELGFPTLNLRFSHWKPAASGIFAVRVQGLVAEPLTGVANLGVRPSLDPNDVNGGRVLLETHCFEWPAELGSDGGYGKIIQVELLHKLHDERRYDSLAQLKAGIAQDCVDARAFFATLQGRTHRQVTRDRI